The Micromonospora sp. NBC_00421 genome contains a region encoding:
- a CDS encoding ThuA domain-containing protein yields MRLFRPILGAAAAVLAAIACTTPATPASAADAAYDVLVFSKTAGFRHDSIAVGTQAIRELGAANNFTVTATEDGNQFTTANLSRFEAVIFLNTTGDVLNASQQTAFESYIGAGGGYVGVHSAADTEYDWPFYGNLVGAWFASHPAIQQATVRVEDRAHAATAHLGPTWQRTDEWYNFRTNARSTAHVLANLDESSYSGGGMGADHPHVWCKTYSGGRSFYTGAGHNQSAYSEPAFRAHLLGGIRYAAGRTKADCRPETGYTALYNGSTNGWSQAGPGSFTNSNATLSSVGGLGMLWYSAKQFTNYSLKLDWKVDGDDNSGVLIGFPPSSDPNSAMDNGYEVQIDATDTVDRTTGSVYSFQAADQAARDAALNPPGEWNTYELLVEGERLQVFLNGSKINDFTNTNPVRSLAGHIGIQNHGTGDDASFRNIRIKELGGTTPTNGTGPIKGLGGKCLDVRNGATADGTQIQIFTCNGSARQTWTVTPNGPIKALGKCLDVSGGGTANGTKIQLWTCTGGTPQVWSAQSDGTLRNPASGKCLDVSGNSSADSTVVLLWTCNSSAANQKWTLPQ; encoded by the coding sequence ATGAGACTCTTCCGACCCATCCTCGGCGCGGCCGCAGCCGTCCTCGCCGCTATCGCCTGCACCACCCCGGCCACCCCGGCGTCGGCCGCCGACGCCGCCTACGACGTGCTGGTCTTCTCCAAGACCGCAGGCTTCCGGCACGACTCCATCGCGGTCGGCACGCAGGCCATCCGCGAGCTGGGCGCGGCGAACAACTTCACCGTCACCGCCACCGAGGACGGCAACCAGTTCACCACCGCCAACCTCTCCCGGTTCGAGGCGGTGATCTTCCTCAACACCACGGGTGACGTGCTCAACGCCAGCCAGCAGACCGCCTTCGAGTCGTACATCGGCGCCGGTGGCGGGTACGTCGGTGTGCACTCCGCCGCCGACACCGAGTACGACTGGCCGTTCTACGGCAACCTGGTCGGCGCGTGGTTCGCCTCCCACCCGGCGATCCAACAGGCCACCGTACGGGTGGAGGACCGGGCGCACGCGGCCACCGCCCACCTCGGCCCGACCTGGCAGCGCACCGACGAGTGGTACAACTTCCGCACCAACGCCCGCTCCACCGCGCACGTGCTGGCCAACCTCGACGAGTCGTCGTACTCGGGCGGTGGGATGGGGGCCGACCACCCGCACGTCTGGTGCAAGACGTACAGCGGTGGCCGGTCCTTCTACACCGGCGCCGGGCACAACCAGTCGGCGTACTCCGAACCGGCCTTCCGGGCCCACCTGCTCGGCGGCATCCGGTACGCGGCCGGCCGGACGAAGGCCGACTGCCGGCCGGAGACCGGCTACACCGCCCTCTACAACGGCTCGACCAACGGCTGGTCGCAGGCCGGGCCGGGGAGCTTCACCAACTCCAACGCCACCCTCAGCTCGGTCGGCGGGCTGGGCATGCTCTGGTACAGCGCGAAGCAGTTCACCAACTACTCGCTGAAGCTGGACTGGAAGGTGGACGGGGACGACAACTCCGGGGTCCTCATCGGCTTCCCGCCGTCGAGCGACCCGAACTCGGCGATGGACAACGGCTACGAGGTGCAGATCGACGCCACCGACACCGTCGACCGGACCACCGGCTCGGTCTACTCGTTCCAGGCCGCCGACCAGGCGGCCCGGGACGCGGCGCTGAACCCGCCGGGGGAGTGGAACACCTACGAGCTGCTGGTCGAGGGGGAACGGCTCCAGGTCTTCCTCAACGGGTCGAAGATCAACGATTTCACCAACACCAACCCGGTCCGCTCGCTCGCCGGCCACATCGGCATCCAGAACCACGGCACCGGTGACGACGCCTCGTTCCGCAACATCCGGATCAAGGAGTTGGGCGGCACCACGCCGACCAACGGCACCGGCCCGATCAAGGGGCTGGGCGGCAAGTGCCTGGACGTCCGCAACGGCGCCACCGCCGACGGCACCCAGATCCAGATCTTCACCTGCAACGGCAGCGCCCGGCAGACCTGGACGGTGACCCCGAACGGCCCGATCAAGGCGCTCGGCAAGTGCCTCGACGTCTCCGGTGGCGGCACCGCCAACGGCACCAAGATCCAGCTCTGGACCTGCACCGGCGGCACCCCGCAGGTCTGGTCGGCCCAGTCCGACGGCACCCTGCGCAACCCCGCCTCCGGCAAGTGCCTGGACGTGTCCGGCAACAGCTCCGCCGACAGCACCGTGGTCCTCCTCTGGACCTGCAACTCCTCCGCCGCCAACCAGAAATGGACCCTCCCCCAGTAA
- a CDS encoding sensor histidine kinase has translation MEGIVRWRRAVRGHPAVADVLLAALLFVVSLLPVNPPGGASRAPLAVGTVLFALAGCGALALRRRRPLAVLGTVTVLVVAALLLGFVRGPFMIIVAIAAYTVASRTDRWTAWVTGTGAALAIGATAVFVLGVSWVRPEIVVLLLWFGFAVAGGDAVRSRRAYVAVLEERARRAEQTREEEALRRVAEERLRIARELHDVVAHHIALINVQAGVAGHLLSGQPEAAQEALGHVRAASRTVLDELATLLGVLRGAGENDSPTEPAPSLNRLDALVEGFSTGQPVRWTVAGQPRPLPTAVDVAAYRIVQESLTNAYRHAPRAAVAVRLGYGPAGVTVEVRDDGTPRPEGGPTGGEPVTGATGRSRGAGTGLGLIGMRERAETVGGTFSAGPLPDGGWQVRAELPAPEELAE, from the coding sequence ATGGAAGGCATCGTGCGGTGGCGGCGGGCCGTACGGGGACACCCGGCGGTCGCCGACGTGCTGCTGGCGGCGCTGTTGTTCGTGGTCAGCCTGCTGCCGGTGAACCCGCCGGGCGGCGCGTCCCGCGCCCCGCTCGCCGTCGGCACGGTGCTCTTCGCCCTGGCCGGCTGCGGTGCCCTGGCGTTGCGTCGCCGTCGTCCCCTGGCGGTGCTGGGCACGGTCACGGTGCTGGTGGTGGCCGCCCTGCTGCTCGGCTTCGTCCGCGGCCCCTTCATGATCATCGTGGCCATCGCCGCGTACACCGTGGCCTCCCGGACGGATCGGTGGACCGCCTGGGTGACCGGGACCGGTGCCGCACTCGCCATCGGCGCGACCGCGGTGTTCGTCCTGGGTGTCTCCTGGGTCCGGCCGGAGATCGTGGTGCTGCTGCTCTGGTTCGGCTTCGCGGTGGCCGGCGGCGACGCGGTGCGCAGCCGTCGGGCGTACGTGGCGGTGCTGGAGGAACGGGCCCGTCGTGCGGAGCAGACCCGCGAGGAGGAGGCGCTGCGCCGGGTGGCGGAGGAACGGCTGCGCATCGCCCGGGAGCTGCACGACGTGGTCGCCCACCACATCGCCCTGATCAACGTGCAGGCCGGGGTCGCCGGGCACCTGCTGTCCGGGCAGCCCGAAGCGGCCCAGGAGGCGCTCGGGCACGTCCGCGCCGCCAGCCGGACCGTCCTCGACGAGTTGGCGACCCTGCTCGGGGTGCTGCGCGGTGCCGGGGAGAACGACAGCCCCACCGAGCCGGCCCCCAGCCTGAACCGCCTCGACGCGCTGGTCGAGGGCTTCAGCACCGGTCAGCCGGTGCGTTGGACGGTCGCCGGGCAACCCCGGCCGCTGCCCACCGCCGTGGACGTCGCGGCGTACCGGATCGTGCAGGAGTCGTTGACCAACGCCTACCGGCACGCCCCCCGGGCGGCCGTCGCCGTCCGCCTGGGCTACGGACCGGCCGGGGTCACCGTCGAGGTACGCGACGACGGAACCCCCCGGCCGGAGGGTGGGCCGACGGGTGGTGAGCCGGTGACCGGGGCGACCGGACGGTCCCGCGGAGCGGGCACCGGGCTCGGGCTGATCGGGATGCGGGAACGGGCCGAGACCGTCGGTGGCACCTTCTCCGCCGGCCCTCTTCCGGACGGTGGCTGGCAGGTCCGTGCCGAACTGCCCGCCCCCGAGGAGCTGGCCGAGTGA
- a CDS encoding response regulator transcription factor, translating to MTIRVLLADDQTLLRAGFRVLVESAADLSVVGEAASGREAVDLTRQTRPDVVLMDIRMPGLDGIAATREISGDDDLVGVRVLILTTFEMDEYVFEALRAGASGFLGKGVEPTELLDAIRTVAAGEALLSPRATRGLIARFLSQPQPDPRVDPVRLRVLTEREREVVTLVAGGLSNEQIAAHLVVSPLTAKTHVNRAMTKLGARDRAQLVVLAYQSGLVRVADPPTR from the coding sequence GTGACGATCAGGGTCCTCCTGGCCGACGACCAGACGCTGCTGCGGGCCGGATTCCGGGTACTGGTCGAATCCGCTGCGGACCTGAGCGTGGTCGGCGAGGCGGCCTCCGGGCGGGAGGCCGTCGACCTGACCAGGCAGACCCGGCCCGACGTGGTGCTGATGGACATCCGGATGCCCGGACTGGACGGCATCGCCGCCACCCGGGAGATCAGCGGTGACGACGACCTGGTCGGCGTACGGGTGTTGATCCTGACCACCTTCGAAATGGACGAGTACGTCTTCGAGGCGCTCCGCGCCGGGGCGAGCGGGTTCCTCGGCAAGGGGGTGGAGCCCACCGAGTTGCTGGACGCGATCCGGACCGTGGCGGCCGGCGAGGCGCTGCTGTCGCCGCGAGCGACCCGGGGACTGATCGCCCGGTTCCTGTCCCAGCCGCAGCCGGACCCACGGGTCGACCCGGTGCGGCTGCGGGTGCTCACCGAGCGGGAGCGGGAGGTGGTGACCCTGGTCGCCGGTGGGTTGTCCAACGAGCAGATCGCCGCTCACCTGGTGGTGTCGCCGCTGACCGCGAAGACCCACGTCAACCGGGCGATGACGAAGCTGGGCGCGCGGGACCGTGCGCAACTCGTCGTGCTCGCGTACCAGAGTGGTCTGGTGCGGGTCGCGGACCCGCCGACCCGCTGA
- a CDS encoding ABC transporter ATP-binding protein — protein MIEVTDLSKRYGDKVAVDSLTFQVKPGIVTGFLGPNGAGKSTTMRMILGLDAPTTGTVTVNGRRYADHPAPLREIGALLEAKAVHTGRSARNHLLAMGATTGIGRRRVDEVIDLVGLHEVAGKRAGGFSLGMGQRLGIAAALLGDPKVVMLDEPVNGLDPEGIRWIRDLLKGLAAEGRTVFVSSHLMSEMAQTAEHLIVVGRGRLIADISVEEFTRQGTRNAVRVRSPQASVLRELLVGPDVTVTAGEPGLLEVTGLGREQIGDLAATAGLTLHELAAVEASLEEAFMTMTRDAVEYPTEPVVAVPVAAGRSN, from the coding sequence ATGATCGAAGTGACCGACCTCAGCAAGCGTTACGGCGACAAGGTCGCCGTCGACTCCCTGACCTTCCAGGTCAAGCCGGGGATCGTCACCGGCTTCCTCGGCCCCAACGGTGCCGGTAAGTCCACCACCATGCGGATGATCCTCGGCCTGGACGCCCCGACCACCGGCACGGTCACCGTCAACGGCCGGCGGTACGCCGACCACCCCGCCCCCCTGCGCGAGATCGGCGCGCTGCTGGAGGCGAAGGCGGTGCACACCGGCCGGTCCGCCCGCAACCACCTGCTCGCGATGGGGGCCACCACGGGCATCGGCCGACGCCGGGTCGACGAGGTGATCGACCTGGTGGGCCTGCACGAGGTGGCCGGCAAGCGGGCCGGCGGCTTCTCGCTCGGCATGGGCCAGCGGCTCGGCATCGCCGCTGCGCTGCTCGGCGACCCGAAGGTGGTGATGCTGGACGAGCCGGTCAACGGCCTCGACCCGGAGGGCATCCGGTGGATCCGCGATCTGCTGAAGGGCCTCGCCGCCGAGGGCCGGACGGTCTTCGTCAGCTCGCATCTGATGAGTGAGATGGCCCAGACCGCCGAACATCTGATCGTCGTCGGCCGGGGACGGCTGATCGCCGACATCTCGGTCGAGGAGTTCACCCGGCAGGGCACCCGCAACGCGGTGCGGGTCCGCTCACCGCAGGCCAGCGTGCTGCGTGAGCTGCTCGTCGGCCCGGATGTGACGGTGACCGCAGGCGAGCCCGGACTGCTGGAGGTGACCGGCCTGGGCCGGGAGCAGATCGGCGACCTGGCCGCCACGGCCGGTCTCACCCTGCACGAACTCGCTGCCGTCGAGGCGTCCCTGGAAGAGGCGTTCATGACGATGACCCGGGACGCCGTCGAGTACCCCACCGAACCCGTCGTCGCCGTGCCGGTGGCGGCCGGAAGGAGCAACTGA
- a CDS encoding ABC transporter permease, producing MTSATLTRASVPTDARVTWWRVVHAEWIKFRSLRSSLIMLAATVAVLVGLGLAFSAVLANNPPTPGAPPPPGPPGTSLLEPLGVSLGGVNLAQLLIGTLGVLLVAGEYGTGMIRSSLAAVPKRWPVLGAKVVVLAGVSLAALVPAVLLTFLGGQHILGTDGISLGDDGVLRAVLGAAGYLAGVGVLGVALGALLRNTAGGITSVVALLLVVPGLTSLLPDSWSDAVTPYLPSNAGQALMSIGSNPDLLSPGAGLAVFVGWLAVLASAAAILLRRRDA from the coding sequence ATGACCAGCGCCACGCTCACCCGGGCGTCCGTGCCCACCGACGCCCGGGTCACCTGGTGGCGGGTGGTCCACGCAGAGTGGATCAAGTTCCGTTCGCTCCGGTCGTCCCTGATCATGCTGGCCGCCACCGTGGCCGTCCTGGTGGGTCTGGGCCTGGCGTTCTCCGCTGTGCTGGCGAACAACCCGCCCACCCCCGGCGCCCCGCCTCCGCCCGGGCCGCCGGGGACGTCCCTGCTCGAGCCGCTCGGGGTCAGCCTCGGCGGGGTCAACCTGGCGCAACTGCTCATCGGCACGCTCGGCGTGCTGCTGGTGGCGGGGGAGTACGGCACCGGCATGATCCGGTCGTCACTGGCCGCCGTGCCGAAGCGCTGGCCGGTGCTCGGTGCGAAGGTGGTCGTGCTGGCCGGTGTCTCGCTGGCGGCGCTGGTGCCGGCCGTGCTGCTCACCTTCCTCGGCGGGCAGCACATCCTCGGCACGGACGGGATCTCCCTCGGCGACGACGGGGTGCTGCGTGCGGTCCTCGGCGCGGCCGGCTACCTGGCCGGGGTGGGGGTGCTCGGCGTGGCGCTCGGTGCCCTGCTGCGCAACACCGCCGGTGGGATCACCAGCGTGGTGGCCCTGCTGCTCGTGGTGCCCGGACTCACCTCGCTCCTGCCGGACAGTTGGTCGGACGCCGTCACGCCCTACCTGCCGTCGAACGCCGGGCAGGCGTTGATGTCGATCGGATCGAACCCGGACCTGCTCTCCCCGGGCGCAGGGCTGGCCGTGTTCGTGGGCTGGTTGGCGGTCCTGGCCAGCGCGGCGGCGATCCTGCTGCGGAGGCGGGACGCCTGA